Sequence from the Pontibacter pudoricolor genome:
TTCTTCGGGAAGTTAACATTCAGGGCCGTGTTCTCTGGTATCGGGTTTTTAAGCGCCTGCCGGATGATCAGTTCTACAAAGGGTCTTGTGTGAGAAAAATCGGCTTCGTGGCCGTAATCACAAAGCGAAAAACCGATAGCCGGCAAGCCTTCAATAGCCGCCTCAATAGCCGCTGACATCGTTCCGGAATAAAGCACACTGATGCTGGAGTTTGAACCATGGTTTATGCCACTTACTACCAGGTCCGGCTTGCGTTCTTTCAGAACATGGTATTTGGCCAGTTTCACGCAGTCGGCGGGCGTGCCGGAGCATTCGTAAGCTTCAATTCCGAGGTCATCAAAAGCAATGGATCTATCGAGGCGCAGGGTATTACCTATCGTTATGGCATGTCCCATACCCGATTGAGGCCCGTCCGGAGCTACCACCACTACATCGGCTATCTTCATAGCAACTTCTACCAGCGTGCGTATGCCCGGAGCAGTAATGCCATCATCGTTCGAAATCAGTATCAGTGGTTTAGCCATTTCTATTATTTTTAGTTGAGTTATGATAAAATAAACGAATTTCTTTTTCGTGCTAATATACAACAACCTGTTGCAGTGCATCAAGGTTTAAGAAAATTTTAGAACCCGAATAAACAAACTATGATTATCAAAAATATATTTTACGCAATACTGCTGGGGGTGGGCATGGCCGCCTGCCTCTCGCAGAACGACCAGAACGTAGAGGGTGCAACGGCCGGCACTGCACAACTTCCCGTTACCGAAGCTACTGATGAAACTATAACTCCTACTGCAGACCAGCTTCGCATTGCGCCCGGCAAGGTGGGCTTTATAACTATAGCCGATGACATTGAGCAGATGCGCCAAACTATACCTGTAGGTTTTGCCATAGCAGATACCATGTTGCAGCAGGAAGGAACACAGGCAACAGCTTACATCGTCCGCCCGGAAAAGGAGGCGAAAGGCATACTGGTAGAGCAGCAATGTACTACCGGCTGTAAAGTCTGGCGCCTTAATGTGCAATCCGGCAAATACAAGACGGCCAAAGGAATAGGTGTTGGCGACACGTATGAAAATGCAAAAAAACAGCACCCGGTAAATACTGTTACCCTGGCAGACGGAGGCCTGGTTGCCGTTGCAAAAGATGGCGGAATGAGCTTTGTGCTGGATACCAGCCAGATACCTGCCAACGACCGTTCCCGGCTTACGCCCGAAACAGTGCCCGCTGCTACACGCATTAAAGCTATTCTTATATATTAGCTACTTGTAATATTTGTAGCGAATTAGTATTATTGCTGCATGGCACTACTCCGCTCCCGCTACAAGTACAAAGATTTTGGACTGCTTATACTGCGACTTGGTATTGGCTGGATGTTTATTTTACATGGCTGGCCAAAGCTGACAGGCGGCTCTGAAACATGGGTACAGATAGGTAGTAACATGAAATTGCTTGGCATTGATTTTATGCCTGTTTTCTGGGGTTTTATGGCTGGTTTTGCCGAAGTGGTAGGTGGTGCCCTGATAATGCTTGGTTTCTTTTACAGAATTGCCTGCGCCCTGCTGGTAGTTACCCTGTTTGTGGCAGCCCTGCGCCACATGACAGCCGGCGAGGGTTTTATGGGATACTCGCATGCTTTAGAGGCCGCTATTCTTTTCTTCTCACTATTATTTATCGGCCCCGGTAACTATAGTTTAGATAAAGCGATCTTTCCGAATAAAAAGGACCGCCGCCTGTACTAAGCCTTGAACTATAAATACTGCTCCTGCCACACAACAAACTATAGTTTATGTATGGCAGGAGTTTTTGTTTTATACCGGTGCTATCGTTTACTACCTGGATTTCTTACCGGAAATACCTTAAATTACGATCTCAACAAGATAAGCTAACCCTACCTATGCTAACCACGCTACTTTTAGCCACACTGCTAACGACAGGCTCACCAGGTAAAGCCGACCTGAAGACGCCCTATGAAAAAGGAAACGGCAACATTACCGCCACCTACGACGAAACGATAGAGTGGTATAAAAACTTCGATAAGGCGTACGACGAAGTAAAGATGGTGCCTTATGGCTATACCGACTCCGGCCGTTTGCTGCACCTGGTCATCGTTTCTACTGATAAAGATTTTGATCCGGCCTCTATCAAACAAAAAAACAAGCGCGTACTGCTGATTCAGAACGGCATACACCCGGGCGAGCCCGAGGGGATTGACGCCACCATGATGCTGGCCCGCGATTACCTGGCAGACAAAAACAAGCGCAAACAACTGGATAACGTGGTGCTGGCCATTATTCCGGTTTATAATATTGGAGGAGCTCTTAACCGCAACAGCCACACCCGCACTAACCAGAACGGCCCGGAAGTTTATGGTTTCAGAGGCAATGCCCGCAACTTGGACCTGAACCGCGACTACATTAAAACTGATTCCCGCAACGCCAAACTATTCCACCTGATCTTCCGCGACTGGGACCCGGATGTATTTATGGATAACCATACCTCAAACGGAGCTGATTATCAATACGTGATGACCCTGATTGCCACGCAACACAACAAACTGAATACGACGCTGGCAAAATATCTAAGCGAAAAAATGGTGCCTACCCTGTACGCCGGCATGAAAAAGGATAAGTACCCGATGGTACCTTACATGAACACGGTTGACGAAACCCCGGACAAGGGAATTATCGGGTTTATGGAATCGCCGCGCTATGCTACGGGTTATACGGCACTTTACAATACCATTGGTTTTGTGCCGGAAACGCACATGCTGAAGCCTTTTAAGCAACGTGTAGATGCAACCTACAAGCTGATGGAGAACATGATAGAAACGGTGCACCGCGATGCAGATGAGATCGGGAAATTACGTGCCAAAGCCAAACAGGAAACATTGCAGCAACAAAGCTTTAATCTGAACTGGCAACTCGACACAACCAAAGTAGAGCAGATTCCTTTTTTAGGCTATGCTGCTAAATATAAACCGAGCGACGTAAGCGGCCTGGAGCGCCTCTACTACGACCGTAAAGCGCCTTACAGCAAAAATATTAACTACTATAACACCTTTACGCCAACAACTATAGTTGAGAAACCGGTAGCCTACATTATACCTTTTGCCTGGCACGAAGTAATTGACCGCCTGAAAACCAACAAGGTAGAAATGCAGCAGCTAACCAAAGACACAACTATAGCTGTAGACACCTATTATATTACCGACTATAAAACCAGTCCGCGCGCTTACGAAGGCCATTACATACACACAGATGTGAAAGTAGAGAAACGAACGATGCAGCGGCAGTTCCTGAAAGGCGATTACGTGGTGTACCTGAACCAGGAAGCCAACCGCTTTTTAGTAGAAACCCTGGAACCACAAGCCGTAGATTCTTACTTCGCCTGGAATTTCTTTGATTCAATTCTGATGCAGAAAGAATACTTCTCGAGCTATGTGTTTGAGGACCTGGCTGCTGACTACCTGAAGAAGGACCCGGAGTTGCGTAAAAAACTGGAAGACCGCCGAAAAGCTGATCCGGAGTTTGCCAAAAATGCGCGTGCCCAGCTGGACTTTGTTTACCGCAACACGCCTCACTACGAGCCTACCCACAACATGTACCCGGTAGGCCGCCTGATGCAGGACATGAAACTACCGCTGTAAACTATAGCGACCATACTATAAAGAATAGCTGCCATCCGGCAGCTATTTTTGTTTTCCCCATCCTACTGATAAAGAAGCATTTACGTAAATATCACCCCTTCCCCTGTGCACTTAAAATCCGCCTATTCAACCTTTAGAAAATATTTTCCGGAACCAAACCATGGAATATCAGCGTTCTTATTCTATATTGCATGTACATACATTAAATTTACTTACATATAAATGACACTTATTAATCATTTGAACTGGCGTTATGCTACCAAGCGCATGACCGGTGAACAAGTACCGCAGGATAAGATTGACTATATACTGGAAGCAACCCGTTTATCTGCTTCCTCTATGGGGTTACAGCCATACACGGTATTAGTTGTAGAAGACAAGGACCTGCGCACGCAAATACAGAAAGTAGCTTATAACCAGCCTCAGATAGTGGAGGCATCGCACCTGTTGATTTTTGCTGCCTGGGATAAGGTAACCGAAACCGATATAGATGCTTATATGCAGAACATTGCCGACGTGCGCCAGGTACCGGTTGAGTCGCTTGCTGATTTTAAGGGCAGCCTGATGAACTCTGTGGTGAACCGCACGCAGGAACAGCAGTACGAGTGGGCTGCTCGCCAGACCTATATTGCCCTGGGCACTGCACTGGCTGCCGCAGCCGAGCAGGGAGTGGATGCAACACCGATGGAAGGTTTTGCACCGGATGCGCTGGACGAATTGCTGAACCTGAAAGAAAAAGGCCTGCGCAGCGTAACACTGATGCCGATAGGTTACCGTAACACCGAAGCCGATTTTCTGGCAACTGCCAAAAAGTACGCCGCGAAAAAGAACAACTTTTCGTGAAGCTGGCCTAAGTACCGGTTACAGTTTTTATAGTTTGGAAAGCCACCTCTACAGGTGGCTTTTTTGCTTTTACCCGCAGCCTGAAACTGTTTATAGTCTGGTGTCTCTACAACTATAATATCCTTCTCTTACTTCCTTCGTTTAACGGCATAATACAATATATGATAGCATGAAAAAGCATAACGGAGAACTGGAAATAGATGAAGACCTGAAAATGGAACATCGCACCTGGACCGTGCAACGGGTAAGCTGGGTGATTCTGCTTCTTATCGTGATAGCTGCCTTGCTTGGCTTTACAGGGCGGGGCGGTGTGAAAGGCATCAACAACATAACAAAAAGCACGCCCTCGCAGACAATGGAAGTAGAATATGACCGCTTTTTACGGGATGAGGTGGAAGGAGAAATGAAGATCAGCCTGAAAAACCTGAAATCGACGAGCCCTACCCTCTTTTTCAGCAGGGAATTTTATGACAAGGTGCGGGTAGAAGAAATTGTGCCGGAACCGGAGCATGTAGAGATCAGTCAGGATGGTATTGGGTACACCTTCCGGGCAACAAAACCGGAATTTATAGTTCTGTACTATACCAAACCCCTGCATATCGGTCCGCTACAGGTAGTTACCAAAGGACCCGATAATGAGACCGTTACAATGTCACAATTTGTTTACCCTTAATCACTGATTAAAACGATGGATACGATCATAAAAGGCGCTGTCATTTATATCTTTCTGCTACTGATCTTCAGGATAAGTGGAAAAAGAACCATGTACGATGCCACCGTATTTGATTTTGTGCTCTTACTGATCATTGCCGAAACAACGCAGCAGGCACTTCTGGGCGAAGATTTCTCGCTGACCAACGGTTTGCTGCTTATCACAACGCTGATCATACTCGACATTTCTATATCGCTCCTGAAGCAGAAATTTAGTCCGATAGAAAAACTGGTAGACGGAAGCCCGCTGATAATTATGGACAAAGGCCAGCTGCTCCGCGACCGCATGCGAAAAGAAAGGATAGATGAAGCTGATATACTGGAATCTGCAAGGGACCTGCATGGGCTGCAACGCCTGGACCAGATCAAATATGCCATCCTGGAAAAGAACGGAAAGATCACGATCATCCCGCACGATGAAGCCAGCTAAACTATAGGTAACGTTTACAACTATAGTTACAAAAAAACCACCAGTAACGGTGGCTTTTTTTTGTAACTGTAGTTTCTTATTTCAGCATCGATGCCGTATTCGGGTTTGAGAGCAGTTCGCCGAACAATTCCCATCGCTTTGCCGGGTTGTCGTCGGTGCCGCCATTGCGCTCTATGTAGTTGCGCACCAGTTGCTGGCCCAGGTTATAGTTGATCACGTAGCTGCGGTATTTGTCCATAAAACGCGTGCGCTGCAGGGCTTTATCCGGGGCATACAGGTTATATCTTACCAGCATTTCGGCTGCTTGTTCACGGGTAATCTTACCATTCAGGTAAAGCCTGGCTGCTTCGTTTCCGGCAAAGTCCAGCTGGCCGATCATATCCAGTATCTTGTAGTACCGATCGGCTTCGGCAGCATTTAAGCCGGCCAGCGGAAACAGCACTTCTTTTTCAAACGTAATGCGGTCCTGAGCCGGGAAAGCTACTTCAATGCCATAGTTGGCGCTGCCTTCGGCAATTAAACTTTGCGGCGAAAACAACGGGTAGATCGAATATTCTTTCCAGCCTTTCTTATCTACCAGATTCTGCTCCAGCAGCACATTAAATACATGGTGGCCCGGGTAGCCTTCGTGCGCAGCCAGGTCTATGGCGCGCTCAATGTAGATCGGAAAATCGGTATTGATCTGGATCAGACTATAGCCTTTGCCTTTATAGTAATTATAGCCCGACCAGGCTTTGTCGGTCACAAACTCGAGGGTAAAGTTTTCGTGGGCGGGTAGCTTATAGTGCGCTTTTGTACGGTTGCGGGCTTCGGCAATGGCGGTTTTAAAAACAGTATCCAGCTTTGCTTTCGGTATCTCGAATCGGGCACGGTAGGCATCCCAGCGTGCAGCTATCGTTCCTTTGCCGGGCAATTGCTTGTCTATAGCTGTGAGAATAGAGTCAAAATGGGCGAGCTCGTAATGCGGAGGCTCGGCATCGTACAAAAGCCTGGCTTCCTCATCAAAACTATAGTTCCTGCCCTGCATCATCTCTACTTTGGTTACGGCTGCCAGTATCTGCTTTTTAAACATAGCCAGGCGGCGCATTTCGTCGGCAGCCAGGTTGGTTGTATCCTGTGCCTGTAGTTGCGCTTGTATGGCTTTGAATTCGGTTAAAAACTCCTGAGCAGGCAGCGAGTCGGCAGGTTTTCCGGTGGGTTTCCATTCTTCAGGTCCATAGTAGGCATCTACTATATCGCTGTCGTACTGGCCCAGCCTTAGCAGGGTTTTCACGTAGCGCTCGGCCAGTTGGTCCATGGTGGCTACCTCTGCAGTCTCGGTTTTGGTAGTGGTGCAGGCCCAGCTGGCAGTAAAGAGCAGTACAAATAGAAAGGCTTTTCTCACAGGTTGCATACAGGTTGGATATGGTTAAGTGTAGTAAGTTATAGTTGTTTGAGCACGATGAAAAACAAATGCCGGCAAGATAGACTTAACCGGCATTTGTATCTATTAGTCTGCAGAATTGATCTGCAGAAAAAAGTTACTAAGCACTATAGCTGACCGCCATTAAATCTCGATTTCGCCGGTCAGGTACGTTACTGCTTTGCCGGTTATCTTTACACGGTTGCCAAGGTACTCGCAGGTTAAATTGCCTTGCCTTTTTGACAGCTGTTTAGCTGTAAGCACCTGTTTGCCCAGGCGTTTGCTCCAGTACGGCGTAAGCGTGGTATGTGCTGAACCTGTAACAGGGTCTTCTACAATACCTACCTGCGGACAGAAAAACCGCGACACAAAATCCACCTCCCTGCCCGGCGCCGAAACGATAACTCCGCGGGCTTCTACTGAATTAACCAGGTTGGTATCCGGGTTAAAGCCAGCTACCTCCTGTTCAGAACTATAGATCAGCAGGTAATCTGTTTTGCCCTTGTAAGTTTCCTGTGGGGCTTTGCCGAAAGCTTCTACTAATGCACCCGGAATTGCAGCTGCATCATACGTATCTATCGGAAAATCAAGGGTTAGCAGGTCTGCATGCTGCTGCACCTGCAGCAAACCACTGCGCGGCGAGTTCAGGTTTATAGTTTGGGATGGGTGGTTATAGTAGTTGAACAGCACATAGGCCGCCGCCAGGGTAGCGTGTCCGCACAGGTCTACTTCTACGGTTGGCGTAAACCAACGTATTTCATAGTCGTCGCCAGACTTCACCACAAAAGCGGTCTCGGCCAGGTTATTTTCCGCGCCTATGTTCTGCATGGTTGCATCATCGAGCCACGCATCCAGCACGCACACCGCCGCCGGGTTCCCACCAAATACCTTATCTGTAAAAGCGTCTATCTGGTATAGTTTTATTTTTGCCAAGGTTGTTTTAATGAGTAATGATTAATTGTCCTGGTTCTTCAGATCTTTCCTCTATAGGCTATTAACCTAAACTATAGTTGCAGGCTTCCTGCTAATACATAGCCGGCTGACCAGCTTTCGGCAGCGACTTCTTGATAAACTCGCGCAGGTCGTCGTTGCTTTTTACCAGGTCTTCTTTGCGCAGGTACATCATGTGCCCGCTGCGGTAGCCTTTCCAGCTCAGGCGGTTTTTCAGTTTGCCGCTTGGGTCTAACTGCCACATGCTGTACTTGGCGTTAAAATAATCGGTAGCGCCATCGTAATAACCGGCCTGGAAAAGCACATGCAGGTACGGGTTCTGAGCCATTGCCTGACGCAGGTTTTCGCCGGTGCGGTCGTTACCACGGTTCCAGGGGTGTACCGGGCCAAACATGTTATACTTCACGTCGGTCTTATACTTCAGTTCATCGCGCAAATACATGTTAATGGCAGGTGTGAAGGCATGCAGCCAGGCGGTTAGTTCGGCATTAAAATCAGGGCGGTCGCCGGCATTCTGGCGGTCTATGCCTTTGTAGCGCGAGTCGAGGCGGCCAATGGTGTAACCATCGTTACGGAGCAGCTCCTTCCAGAAAAAGTTGGCAGGCACATCGAGGTTATAGTTCTGGATGCTTTGCTCGGAAATACCCGCATAACGGGCCATTTTAGAAACGATCTCTTTTTTGTGCGCTTCTTCTATAAAGCCACCCTGCACTATAGCCGGCAGCAGCTCGTTGGTGGTAAAAGCCTCTACTTCCGGCAGCAACACATCCAGGTCCTTTTGCTGCAGATCGTGCGGCAGTTTTTTATGATACCAGGCAGTGGCCGCAAAATACGGAAGGCGAAGGGCAGCATCAACAGGGCCGCTGCGCTCTATGCCTAAATCTGTGGGCGATACCAATATAACCCCGTTCAGGTACATCCAATGGGAGTTCTGCAGTTCCAGCGCCAGGCCCGAAACACGCGTAGTTCCATAGCTCTCCCCTATCAGATATTTAGGGGATGCCCAGCGGCCTTTGCGCGTTACAAACGTGTTTATCCACTCGGCCAGGTATTTTACATCAGCATTTACGCCAAAGAACTTCTCCTTTAGTTTATCTTTATCAACACCTTCGGCCATGCGCGAGTAGCCTGTGTTTACCGGGTTTACATACACAATGTCCGCCACATCCAGTATCGATTCCGGGTTTTCGCGGTAGCCGTATGGTTGCACCGGGTAGCCTTCGTCGTCTATATTAAGCAGGCGCGGACCAGTGTAGGCAATGTGCATCCAAACCGACGCAGAGCCCGGACCACCGTTAAACGAGATAACCAAAGGGCGGGTGGCACGGTCTTTCACATCGGAGCGCTCGTAATAGGTGTAAAATAAACCTGCTATCGTTTTGCCGTTCTCGTCCCATACCGGCTGCATGCCTGTGGTAGCGTTGTACGCGATACGTTTCCCTTTAACAGTAACCTGCTGTTTGGTAGTAACCGTAGAATCAGGGTTAGCGGCACGCTGGGCCGTAGCAGGCAATATAACTGCAACCAGCAGCACAAGGTGTAAAAGTTTTCTCATGGTATATTTTGTAAGATAAAAGCAAAAACAACCCGCCACTGGCAGGTTAAGCAAACAATATAGTAAAAACCGGATAGATTTTAGCGATGTCTTTAAGCGGGCATGTAAAAGTTATAGTTTGCGGTAAACTATACAACCAATCAGGCCGGGGTGGTCTTGTACGAGGTCCTCTTTCCTGGCTTTGCGAAGCATCCAGAGAATAAGGGCATAGCCGCCGGCAGCAAAGGTAAACAGCAACCCAGACGCGAACAGGTAAATGTTGCCAATCAGAAGTCCGGCTATAGTTGGCAACACGCCCATCACCAAACCTGGCATCATGCCTCCTAACACATAGGTCCTGAGTGAAAGCATTTCTTTGCAGTGGCAATAAGGAGTCAGCATCTGCCAGAGCATGCCATATTTAATCGATCTGAGACCGTTTTTGCAGAATGCGGCCCATGTAAGGCCATGTAACAGCTCGTGCACCACCGCACCCGGAATAATAAGCAGCAAAGGGTAAAAAAATACTTTCTCCCTGTTTTCCCGGAAAAAGCTTTGCAGGGTGTGCAACTCAAACTGCTCTGGCCACAGCCAGAGGTAAGCCGGCACAAACAGGAGCAGCACAGGCACTATAAAAACAAGTGCCAGCAGGTTGGCCCTGGCAACGCCCACAGTCAGTTCCTCTTTTTTATAGTTTATAGTTTCTGCTTCCAGCGATAGATCTTCCATTATGATTCTAAAGTAGGTAATCCGCTTAACAAAACCCAGGCAATAGTGCATCCCAACTATAAAACAAAAACACTATATTTGTTAAGTACACTTATGATCTATCTGAAATGAAAACACTAATCTTACTTGCAGTATTGAGCTTTTGTATGTCATTTACAGCGTTGGCTCAAGGAAAGGATGAACAACTTTATATTGCCGTTCAGAAAAACGACAAAGCAAAAGTGGAAGCGCTCTTACAAAAGAAGGCTGATCCTAACTACGTAAAACAAGCCGGCTCCTGGATGAGAGTCAGTCCCTTAATAACGGCTGTAAATAATAATAACGTTGCTATTGTAAAGCTTTTAATTGAATATAAGGCTAAGGTAGATTGGAAAGACGGGTTTAATACAACTGCTTTAATCTATGCAGCCTCGAAAGGAAACAAGGAGATAGTGGAATTACTTCTGGATAATGGCGCTGATATAAACGCAACAGACGGACAAGGAAATAACGTGCTTTCAGCAGCGAAGGAAAGTGAAAATGCCGAGATAATTGCTCTTATAGAAAGTAAATTAAAGCAATAGCGTTAATCAGTCATTGACCAGTAACTATAATTTTTTATTAACTAAGCCTGCATTTGGGCACATCTTTAATCAAGTATATCTGTGGCTATCGTTTTAAGTATAGATAATCTCTCTAAAAAATATGGCAGCCTGAAAGCCGTAGACAGCCTGAGTCTGCAGGTAGAGGAAGGTAGCATTTATGGGTTGCTCGGCCCAAATGGTAGTGGCAAGACCACAACGCTGGGCATGGTACTGGATGTGATACAGCCTAGCGGCGGTAGCTTTTCGTGGTTTGGTAATGGCGTAAGCAAAGCAACCAAACAACGCGTAGGCGCCATCCTGGAAACACCAAACTTTTACCCTTACCTTACTGCTAAACGCAACCTGCAGGTAATTGCCGACACCAAAGGCGCAGATCACCAGAACATAGCTAAAATGCTGGACATGGTGGGCCTGGGCACGCGCAGCAATACAACGTTTAAAGGTTTTTCGCTGGGGATGAAGCAACGCCTGGCCTTAGCCGCTGCTATGTTAAACGACCCCGAAGTACTGGTACTGGATGAGCCGACAAACGGCCTGGACCCGCAGGGAATAGCCGAGGTACGCGACCTGATACTGCGCATAGCAGCCCAGGGCAAAACTATAATCCTGGCAAGCCACCTGCTGGATGAAGTAGAAAAAGTATGCACACACGTAGCCGTATTGCGTACCGGGAAGCTGGTAACCAATGGCCCTGTAGGTAATATCTTATCTGCAAAAGAGCAGCTTATAGTTAGTGCCGAAGACCTGGCGCCGGTGTTGCAACTACTGGAGCGCCTGCCTTACATTACCCAGTTTGCGCAGGAGAAAGATTATGTGATACTAACCCTACAGGAAGGCTACAGCAGCACCGACCTTAACCGGGACATGTTTGCACAGGGCATCGTACTGTCGCAGTTGGTGGCGCGTCGCAAAAGCCTCGAAAAACAGTTTCTTGAGATTATCAAATCCTAATACTGATGAACTTACTCCGAACCGAGTTCCGTAAAATATCCCCCTACCGTACTTTCTGGACCATACTGGCTATTTACGCCGTTCTTATTGTACTGCTGTTGTATGGCAGCATGAGCATGGAAGTGAACGGAAAATCACTTGGCAACGAAACATTTCAGTTTCCTCAACTATGGATGCGCCTGACCTATGTCGCTCATTTTTTTAATTTGCTGCTGGGTATTCTGGTTATAGTGCTTATTACCGACGAGTATAGCTTCCGGACCATCAGACAACAGGTAATTGACGGGCTCTCGCGTGCCGAAGTGGTACTGGCCAAGTTTTATGTAGTACTGGCACTGGCAGTTTTCAGTACGGTATTCATACTGGCGCTGGGTTTCTATTTTGGCCTGCTCTATAGTGCAGATAAGTCGCTGCAGGCCATGTTCAGCCAGATAGATTACCTGCCTTATTACTTTGTGCAGGCTGTTGCCTATATGGCACTTGCCATGCTGGTTGCTTTCATCGTCCGGAAGAGTGGGCTAGCTATTATCGTTTTTATTGCCTACACAAAAATCGTAGAGCCGATCATCCACTTTAACCTCCCCGACCACATCGACAAATATTTCCCGATGAAGGCACTGGATAGTTTAACACCTATGCCGGGTCAGGATCTGTTCGGCCAGCTGACCTCTCCGATAGAACAGCTTTCTCCTGCCATGGCTACCGTGCCCTCATTACTTTACGTGGGCCTGTTTTTGCTGCTGACCTATATCGTTCTTAAAATGCGCGATTTATAGGGTGTTATAGTAGTTAACGATAGCTATAAAGTCTGACGGCTGATCAAAATTCAGTCCATTCTTACGTACAAAAGACTTTATTAAGGATGCTTTTTTGCCGCAGTAAAACAGAAAATCTTTACGGTTCTGCTGTATCACTTTTATTTCACCCGCCGGGTTCATCACATAAAAAAGTGGCTTTATCTGGTCGTAATAAATTCCCTGTATAGGGTAACCCAGCGGATCGGTAGTTCTGTTTTCCATCATGCTGGCCAGGTGCGAATCAACAATGCGTTTGTTATAGCTTTCACGCATCAGTAAGGTTATGTTCCCTTCCAGTATCTGCTCAAAAAAGGTGGGCTTCTTAAAATCCGTATGTTCATCGCCCTGGTCCCAGTAAAGGGATTTAAACAGATGGCGCCGGTTACTGTACGTATTCGACACTTCAAACTTGTCAACATTTACCGGCGATAATGAACTCAGGGTATTATCGGCGAGCGAGACAGTTATTATATCCTGAGACCTGTAATAGGTAACCACACCTGTCAGCACCTCGCCCGAAGTAAGCGTCACCTCTCCTCTGGGCCAGATCTGTACATCAACGGCTTCTCTTGTCTGTGCTTTTAATGCTGCACTGCTCAACAGGCTTATAACAGAAAAAAGCAGCAACCTGGTTAATAAAATACATTTCATAGGCTTCCCTCCTTAGTTAAAATTGTGCCTTACCTACACTATAATTAACTATGAAATAAGCCCGACAGGTATGTTTTTTCTTAAAACAGATATAAATATTTAGGCAACACACTAAAAATAAAGGCCAGTGCATTGTTGCACTGGCCTTATACATAATCTACTTACAGAGAAATAGTTATCTGTTTATAATGGCGCTCCCCAGGATCTCATGCCCCAGTTTGTCGCGCTTGGTTGTAAGGTACTTCTGGTTGTGCTTGTTAGGAGCAATCTCAATAGGCACGTTACTTACAACTTCCAGCCCGTAGCCAATCAGTCCGGTGCGTTTTTTAGGATTGTTAGAGATCAGCATCATTTTGGTAACGCCAAGGTCACGCAGTATCTGTGCGCCAACGCCATAGTCGCGCTCATCCATGCCAAAGCCCAGTTCCAGGTTAGCCTCCACGGTATCGCGGCCCTG
This genomic interval carries:
- the surE gene encoding 5'/3'-nucleotidase SurE; protein product: MAKPLILISNDDGITAPGIRTLVEVAMKIADVVVVAPDGPQSGMGHAITIGNTLRLDRSIAFDDLGIEAYECSGTPADCVKLAKYHVLKERKPDLVVSGINHGSNSSISVLYSGTMSAAIEAAIEGLPAIGFSLCDYGHEADFSHTRPFVELIIRQALKNPIPENTALNVNFPKKSDETIKGVKVCRQAHAKWQEEFDERLDPRNRRYFWMTGSFVNHDKGEDTDEWAIVNNYVSIVPCQFDMTAYHAISTLNNEWDI
- a CDS encoding mechanosensitive ion channel protein MscS, which gives rise to MIIKNIFYAILLGVGMAACLSQNDQNVEGATAGTAQLPVTEATDETITPTADQLRIAPGKVGFITIADDIEQMRQTIPVGFAIADTMLQQEGTQATAYIVRPEKEAKGILVEQQCTTGCKVWRLNVQSGKYKTAKGIGVGDTYENAKKQHPVNTVTLADGGLVAVAKDGGMSFVLDTSQIPANDRSRLTPETVPAATRIKAILIY
- a CDS encoding DoxX family protein, encoding MALLRSRYKYKDFGLLILRLGIGWMFILHGWPKLTGGSETWVQIGSNMKLLGIDFMPVFWGFMAGFAEVVGGALIMLGFFYRIACALLVVTLFVAALRHMTAGEGFMGYSHALEAAILFFSLLFIGPGNYSLDKAIFPNKKDRRLY
- a CDS encoding M14 family metallopeptidase, translated to MLTTLLLATLLTTGSPGKADLKTPYEKGNGNITATYDETIEWYKNFDKAYDEVKMVPYGYTDSGRLLHLVIVSTDKDFDPASIKQKNKRVLLIQNGIHPGEPEGIDATMMLARDYLADKNKRKQLDNVVLAIIPVYNIGGALNRNSHTRTNQNGPEVYGFRGNARNLDLNRDYIKTDSRNAKLFHLIFRDWDPDVFMDNHTSNGADYQYVMTLIATQHNKLNTTLAKYLSEKMVPTLYAGMKKDKYPMVPYMNTVDETPDKGIIGFMESPRYATGYTALYNTIGFVPETHMLKPFKQRVDATYKLMENMIETVHRDADEIGKLRAKAKQETLQQQSFNLNWQLDTTKVEQIPFLGYAAKYKPSDVSGLERLYYDRKAPYSKNINYYNTFTPTTIVEKPVAYIIPFAWHEVIDRLKTNKVEMQQLTKDTTIAVDTYYITDYKTSPRAYEGHYIHTDVKVEKRTMQRQFLKGDYVVYLNQEANRFLVETLEPQAVDSYFAWNFFDSILMQKEYFSSYVFEDLAADYLKKDPELRKKLEDRRKADPEFAKNARAQLDFVYRNTPHYEPTHNMYPVGRLMQDMKLPL
- a CDS encoding nitroreductase family protein, which codes for MTLINHLNWRYATKRMTGEQVPQDKIDYILEATRLSASSMGLQPYTVLVVEDKDLRTQIQKVAYNQPQIVEASHLLIFAAWDKVTETDIDAYMQNIADVRQVPVESLADFKGSLMNSVVNRTQEQQYEWAARQTYIALGTALAAAAEQGVDATPMEGFAPDALDELLNLKEKGLRSVTLMPIGYRNTEADFLATAKKYAAKKNNFS
- a CDS encoding DUF421 domain-containing protein; its protein translation is MDTIIKGAVIYIFLLLIFRISGKRTMYDATVFDFVLLLIIAETTQQALLGEDFSLTNGLLLITTLIILDISISLLKQKFSPIEKLVDGSPLIIMDKGQLLRDRMRKERIDEADILESARDLHGLQRLDQIKYAILEKNGKITIIPHDEAS
- a CDS encoding PhzF family phenazine biosynthesis protein: MAKIKLYQIDAFTDKVFGGNPAAVCVLDAWLDDATMQNIGAENNLAETAFVVKSGDDYEIRWFTPTVEVDLCGHATLAAAYVLFNYYNHPSQTINLNSPRSGLLQVQQHADLLTLDFPIDTYDAAAIPGALVEAFGKAPQETYKGKTDYLLIYSSEQEVAGFNPDTNLVNSVEARGVIVSAPGREVDFVSRFFCPQVGIVEDPVTGSAHTTLTPYWSKRLGKQVLTAKQLSKRQGNLTCEYLGNRVKITGKAVTYLTGEIEI